Below is a genomic region from Henckelia pumila isolate YLH828 chromosome 3, ASM3356847v2, whole genome shotgun sequence.
TATACTGGTTTCTATAAATCAAAatgttatattttgtatatttttttttcgattatTATAATACTCGAGCCAAAACGTTGGATGAAATAAGGAAGTCGTATCAAACACGAGAGTTCAATGGAGTAGGTAGCAATTGTTTGGGGTTATCTTTTGCTATAAAACAATTTATTCAGCAACTCAAATTAGACAGTATTCATTAATTATTCAATAATAATTTGTGCACAGCTCTGTCCTGGGGAGGAAGAAGAAGTTAAATGGCAGCTCGTGTGGCTTTGTTCAGCCTTGCACTCACTCTGCTCATTGTCAACTCGTTTGCTACTTACTCACTCCGTACACTTCTCAtctctctctttctctctcGATCTTCCCCACCCCTCATCACCAGCTTGCAAGTGGCTCAGACGAGTTTTCGAGCTATTTGAGCTATATTCTAGTCGAGTTCAAGTTAATTCGCAACATTTTAAGTCGAGCCATATTTAGTTAGTGTTTTAGAATACTTCTAGgaaatatttttgagtttttcctacataaaatttgtaaattttgCGAAGAAAAGCTCAAAAGTGCTTCCTAAAAGCATTCCAAAACACTACCTTATTGTCACAAGGGTTGTGTATTAGTTTAAAGTTTGATATTTGATGGAGCTCGAGTCGAATTCAAGATATTCCAGTTGACTGGAATCACAGAATATTCTTGAGTTCCACTCATATTGATTTTTTAGTACTCAAATTACAAACATATAGTGAATTGTTTCCTTAACTACATGGTGAATATATACTGGTTGATTTGACAAAGGGGTGGCAGAACTCTGAGTCATTTCCGTTGGCAATGAATTTATTCCTCTAGATTGTTGATTTGCTAATTCGAGTCAAGATTAAATATCATAATACTCGAGCTCGACTCAACTGAACTATTGAAATAGGTTCAAGTTATATATCTTtgtgtataaatatatataatatgcttATGACCATCTTCATAATACATTTGTAATCATCAGAGGCTGCTGACCAGCCCCTTCTTCAGTTCACATACTCTGGAGCCACAGGGCCTGAGAAATGGGCAAGCCTTAATCCAAAATTCTCATTATGTGCAACTGGGAAATCCCAATCACCAATCAATATTGTGGATGAAGCAGTGGTTGCGAACAAGAACTTGAAGCCATTGCTCAGAGCATACCATCCTGTGAATGGTACTCTGACTGATGTTAGATTCACTGTTGTGGTTAGTAGCTTCATTTTACAACAAGTTTTGCCTTTTTTACGGTTCGACAGCAAATTTAGAAGTATTGTTGATGCAGGTGGCGTACCCAGAGGATTCGGGGTGGCTGATTGTAGATGGCAAGAAGTATGCCTTGAAACAGATGCATTGGCATTCTCCTTCTGAGCATAGAATTAATGGAAAGCGGTATTATATATGTTGATCTTTCTTGATTTGCACTTTTGCAGTACTAGTGGTACTAGTTTGGTACATTTTGCATGACCAAATCTAGTGTTATTTTCAAAATTGTTGTTTTATGTCGTAATAATTCATCCTTTAAAATCTTGTGTTTGTATCTTGCAACCTCATTTTTTTCCGTATATGAACACAAAACACAGATTTGCAGCGGAGCTTCATATGGTTCACGTTTCTGAAGATGGAAAAGTTGCGGTGCTCGGATACCTTTTCAAATATGGACATCCCGATCCCATTCTTGGGCAGGTGAAAATAGGCCGGAATACGTACACATACGTCAAATTTCATCGTGACAAACCACATGCTAGATATATTCAACGTCTCATGTGTTCGCATGCAGATACATAACAAGTTGAATGAATTGGCCTACGACGAATCGGCACAGCTCAAGCTGGTCCCGTTTCACCCGGCCGTGTTGAAGGAAAATCCTCGCAAGTATTACAAATACATTGGCTCCTTCAGCGCTCCTCCTTGCACGGAAAATGTCATCTACATCATCGTTGGAAAGGTATATATatgaatcaaatttcaaattttattgtgtatgtatttttatatttcagaaACCTATTTTCAAACTTTTTTCATCGATCAATCTTGATCATTcggaagttatttttatatttcaatatcATATGTATTagaaattataatctatcaatgACTTGTAGCTCATCTGACATCAAAGTCTTAAGTTTGTGACGATATCTCAAGTTCGAAACTCAATTGTAACAAATCTCTTTTACaacttaaaaaaacaattataatgattttttttattgtaataatcttatatatatatatatattgataattaACGTGTGAATAATGTAGGTGAGATCAATTTCGAGAGATCAAGTGCAAGCACTCAAGGCACCATTAGATATACAGTGCAAGAATAATGCCAGGCCTTATCAGCCACTTAATGGAAGACACGTGGAGCTATACGATGAAGAGTAGCCTATGATTCACGCCAATCGCGACCGTCCAACTTACCTAGTAATTGGTTCTAAAacgataatatatatacatatacgtaAGTGTGTGGGTGTGATTATGTGTGTTTTCCATATAAAATGTATTTAAATGTTGTTGTATTTgacattttaaaaataattctcTACAAGTTTCTTATATGTTCTAGCTAAGCTAATGATTGATGTTGTAGCAAGTTAATTTCTTCCAATCGATTGATTGCATATAAGTTATTGCTATTGTG
It encodes:
- the LOC140886550 gene encoding alpha carbonic anhydrase 1, chloroplastic-like, producing MAARVALFSLALTLLIVNSFATYSLQAADQPLLQFTYSGATGPEKWASLNPKFSLCATGKSQSPINIVDEAVVANKNLKPLLRAYHPVNGTLTDVRFTVVVAYPEDSGWLIVDGKKYALKQMHWHSPSEHRINGKRFAAELHMVHVSEDGKVAVLGYLFKYGHPDPILGQIHNKLNELAYDESAQLKLVPFHPAVLKENPRKYYKYIGSFSAPPCTENVIYIIVGKVRSISRDQVQALKAPLDIQCKNNARPYQPLNGRHVELYDEE